In Chitinophagaceae bacterium, the genomic window TTTTAATTCCTGGTAAGAAGCGGAAGGATTTTTTTGAAGGTAAAGCGCTGCAATGCCTGCCACTACGGGTGATGCCATTGAAGTGCCCGAATTCACATTGTGCATGCCTCCCAATGCCACTTTATAATTTTGCGAAAGAATAAATGATGTGAGTTGCGTGAGTTGGCCGGTAGTAAGCGTTCGGTTTCCAGGTGCTCCTGCGTCTGGTTTAACACGTCCATCTCTGGTAGGTCCAAAACTGGAAGTAGCAGCAAGGTCACCCGTGGTGTCCAGCGGATAAACTAACAGGTCGCCATAATAATCGATGTACTGATTGCGGTTGATATAGTTTGCAATGGTGATTACTTTTTTGGAACAGGTAAAACTGCTTACAATAGTTTGTTCGGTGTTAGGCAATTTGTAACGAATAATATCTGGGAAATCTGCTGCCGATGGCAAAGCAGTTACCATGTCTGAAGTTCCGGTAGTAGTGTTGCCGCTCCACAAATCAAACCGACCATTGCCATTGGTGATAAAGCGCCAGTAGTAACCTGTGAAGTCCGGTTGTATGAAAACATCACAAGCATAGGTACTGTCGAATTCGAAAGCCGTGATGGTTGCAATGCCCAGTCGTGTTGTGCCATTCCACAAAGTATCTTTGATCGTGAAGGAACCCGTTGAAAAATCAAAATCATTCAGCAAGTTGAAATATTTTGACTGGTCCAGCCATTCAAAGGGCGAGTTGTTGTCTGCACCAATCGCAAAATTAAATGCGGTTGCTTCAGACTTGTTAATCCACCATTCGTAAAACACGCCATTTACATTTCCATTGTATTTAAACCAGGTAAATGAAGAATCAGCAGCGGTTTCATATCCAAGGTGAAAAGGAATGTTACCGGCATTGCCGGCTGCGCAAACAAACGCGCGACCATTTTGCTGCGCAATAAGTTCATCTATCAGTTGCGCTGCCAGGTCATATCCATCATGCGAACCGAAGTAGGTACCCAGACTTGCATTTATTACGCAGGGTTTACTCATTGCTGAAGCTTTATCAAAGGCATATTTTGTAGCGTCCACCATGTTGTTAAGGAAATTTTCATCCATACTAACAGCTACAGAGATAATATCACAGGCAGGCGCTACGCCAATAAAATTATTTATCGCTTTACCATTGCCTGTTGCAATGCCTGCAACATTTGAACCATGACCGAATTCATAAGCTGGTTCAACATGCGTGCAAAAACCGCCATCAATTGCAGCGGAATCCCATTCCTGTCCGTATTCATAGGGTTCAGGAAATGTACCGCCATAGGTACTCGTTTGATCCCAGAGATACTTAATACGTGTGGTTCCATCTTCATGTTGAAAATCGGGATGTAAAAAATCGATGCCATCATCGAGCACAGCCATCACTACGCCATTGCCATCATAAGCCTGTGTGAGCGGTGGAAATCCGGAATGGACAGGAGATACATTTGCATTTAGCAGCGTCATATCATCCAGCAATTGGCCTTTACCCTGAAGACCTTCTATATGGGTGATTCCTTTCGTGGAAGCGAGTTCATCCACTTTGTTTAATGGCAGGCGAATGGCAACAATAGCGGACACCTTGTATTTAAAGGATCCGCCCAATTGTTTTGTTGTTGCTGTAATTGTTTCTGTATTCCCTTTAACCAACAGTGAAATAGATCTTGTCTCATATGGATCATTCAGCAGTGCCTGAACCAGTCCGGTGTTCATCCTGGCTTTAGGTTGAGAAAAAACAACTGCATGAAATAGACAGAGTAGGCAAATGAGTTGTATTTTTCGCAGCATAAACGGTAACTTTTGATTTTTCGCAACAAGATGCAACAATGAATGGACAAGTTAAATCACATTCGTGGCATCTGTTCTAAAAATAAGCATAAATGATGATTGCACAAATACTCTTTGTATGCTCTCTGGCCATCGCCATTTTCATTTTTTCAAAAAATGTAAAGAAGATCATTCGCAATATTCACCTTGGCCGGGACGAAAAAATAAACGGTAACACAGCAAAACGGTGGCTCACATTATTACGTGTTGCTTTAGGGCAATCGAAAATGCTGAAGAAGCCCATTGCCGGATTTTTTCATGTAATCATTTATGCAGGCTTTATTATTATTAATACGGAAGTGCTGGAAATTATAATTGATGGCATTTTCGGAACGCACCGGATCTTTGCAACTGTTTTACCTGCTCCACTTTATAACTTTATCATTATAGTATATGAATTGCTTGCTGCGGGTACCATCATCGCTGCCATTGTTTTTTTATGGAGAAGATATGTGTTGAAACTTTCCCGTTTTACAAGTCATGATCTTGATGGTTGGCCACGAAAAGATGCCACTATCATCTTATTGTTTGAGTTGGTGCTGATGTTCTTTTTTCTTTCGATGAACAGTGCAGATCATTTGTTGCAACAACGCGTTGCCGGACATTATATTCAGGCAGGAATGTTTCCGGTGAGCTCATTTTTTTTCGCGCCTGTTTATTCTTCACTGCCGGATGGAACATTGGAGATGGTAGAACGTGGCGCCTGGTGGATGCACATCATTGGCATCCTGATTTTTCTGAACTACCTCGTGATCTCCAAACATTTTCACATCATCATTTCTTTTCCCAACGTTTATTTTTCCAACCTTTTTCCGCAGGGAAAAATTAAAAACTCAGCTGCTGTTACGCGTGAAGTTAAACTGATGCTCGATCCGCATGCTGTTCCTCCTGCGGGCGATCAACCGGTTACGAGATTTGGAGCGAAGGATGTTGCCGATCTTTCATGGAAACAATTGATGGAAGCTTACTCCTGCACAGAATGCGGACGCTGCACTGCTGCTTGTCCCGCAAGCATCACCGGAAAAAAACTTTCTCCGCGATTGATCATGATGAAGACGCGTGACAGGATGGAAGAAGTGGGAAACAATATTGATTTGCATGGCTTGAGCTTCACTGATAACAAATCTTTACTGGGCGATTATATTTCAGAAGAAGAATTGTGGGCCTGCACTACCTGTAACGCTTGTGTTGAAGAATGCCCCGTGAATATTTCTCCAATGGGAATTATTATGGATCTGAGGCAGAGCCTGGTGATGGAGGAATCAAGAATGCCCAATGAACTGGCGATGATGAATACGAATATTGAAAACAACGGTGCGCCGTGGCAGTTTTCTCCCAGTGACCGGTTTAACTGGGCCGATGGCTTGGAAATACCAATGATGGCTGACGTTGCTGCAAGTGGAGAAACTGTGGATGTGTTATTCTGGGTGGGTTGCGCAGGTTCGTTTGATGACCGTTATAAAAATGTTACAAGGTCTTTTGCAAAAATCCTGAAAGCGGCGAACATAAAATTTGCGGTGCTGGGAATTGAAGAAACCTGCAACGGTGATCCTGCAAAACGTACCGGTAATGAGTTCTTATTTCAAATGCAGGCCTTCACCAATATCACAAACATGAATAATTATGGTGTGAAGAAAATTGTGACAGCCTGTCCGCATTGTTTCAACACGATAAAAAATGAATATCCTGAATTGGGAGGAGTGTATGAAGTGATGCACCATACTGCCTTCCTCCAAAATTTATTGCTGGAAGGAAAGATCATGATTCGTGATGACAATGCTATGCGCAATACAAGCATCACTTACCACGATTCCTGTTATATCGGGCGGGGCAATGGTATTTATGAAGCACCGCGTTCTGTGTTAGAAGCATTTAAAACAGATCTGAAAGAAATGAAGCGTTGCCGTTCGAATGGATTGTGTTGTGGTGCCGGCGGAGCGCAGGTTTTTAAAGAAGAAGAAGCCGGAAATAAACGGGTGAATATGGAACGTGCAGAAGAAGCTATTGCAACAGGAGCGAAGATTATTGCTGTTGCCTGTCCGTTCTGCATGACCATGCTGGATGATGGATTGAAGAGTGCGGCAGGCGACGATGCACCTAAACTAAAAGACCTTGCAGAATTAGTTGCTGAAGGGTTATGAATTTATGGAATGACGATAGTGCTCACCACCTCAGCCTTCGTGTTCATCGATGCGTCATGCTTAAATACTATTACGTTTTATTTTTCGCGCTATGTTTTTCAATTGTTCCGGGTAAAGTAAGATCGCAGGAGTTGATAGCAGGTATGGAAATGTTTCTTGCGAAATCAGATTCTTTTATTCCTGCCATGATGAAAAAATACGGAATGGTTGGATTTTCAATGGCTGTTGTGGATGCTGAAGAACCTGTGATTTATAAGAACTATGGCTATGAAAACCTGGAAAGGAAAATTACAGCATCTGAAAACACAGTTTATAGAATTGCTTCTGTCTCAAAAGTTTTCACTGCTATGGCGGTGATGAAATTACGGGATGAAGGAAAGATTGATTTGAATGCACCCATTGAAAATTATCTAAAAGCGCTGCACTTTCAGTACACTCCGGGTCTGCCAATCATCACCATTCATGATCTATTAACGCATACTTCCGGTTTGCCGGATAACATCGACAACGGAAGTTTGTGTGCCAATGCACCGGATCAGGAATCTATTATTTCCGAAACCAATAAATTATATCTCACGATTCCTGCCGGATTAAAAATGAATTACTCCAATACCGGTTATGCACTGCTTGGTTGTTTGGTTGAAAAAATTTCCGGAGAAAAATTTCCGGATTACCTGGAACATAATTTTTTCAGTCCTATGCAAATGGCGCACACAGGATTTCTTAAAGCAGGCGAAATAATTCAACATGCAGCAGCCGGCTACTTAGCAGACAGCACCTTTTTTGATGAACCGGTGCTGCGCGATATTGCAGCGGGCGGAGTTTATTCCTCAGCCTCCGATCTTACGCATTTGTGTAGTTTACTGCTTGATGCGGGTAGGGTAAATGGAAAGCAGGTAATAGCGTCTGCTACATTGCAGGAAATGATGACGAATAAAATTTCGGAGGTGAAGCTGGCTTCTGATGATGAATTCGGATATGGTCTTTTCATTCATGAGTTAGGATCGGATAAGGATAGTTTGATCGGGAAGAACATTGGTCATGGCGGTGATTCGCGGGTGTTTCATTCTATTGTCGTCACTTTTCCTGCACTGAATATTGGCTTTGTATTGCTGACGAATTCTGAAAGCGGAGGCGCATTTACCAAAAGCGCTGTTTTGCAGATTGCCCGTGAATACATCAGGGATGTAAAAGGCATTGCAATACAAAAAGGAACGAAAAATGATTTCACAGCCACTGCTCTGAGGGTTGATAATTTGAACAATGCAATGATCGAAGGTACCTATGGAAGTGGGGGTGAAGATTTTGTTACGATGATTAGAAAGAATGATGTGAAACTGGTTTTCAGACAGGATAAAACCAAGCTTGTTTTGAAAAAAAATGAAGCAGGTGTTTACAGTGTGAAATACATGTTGCTAAAATTTATTCCTGTGAAAGTGAAAGCGGCCTCATTTGGCTTCAGGCTGGTTGATGACAGAATTTATATGAAAGCGATCGACAATAAATCGAAAAGCGCGGAATACATTTCTGTAAAGGATAATCAGATTGTGATGCCTGAAAGCTGGAAGTTAAAAGTTGGAAAGTACAGTATTGATAACCTGTGTTCCGGAAATATGTTAATGTATCCCGATGAAATAAAGATCGCGGGAAATAAATTATTGTTGCACCGTTCTGATCCATTGAAAGAAGAAGATGATATTATTTCATTCAATATTATTAATGATCACATCGCTGTTTCTGATGGCATTGACCGGGGCGCAGGCAACTCACTGGAGCTTTTGCCTAATGGAAATATTTATTGGTCAGGTTATGAAATGAAACCAGTGAAAGAATAGAAACGAGTACTGTTGTCCGAATAATTTTGTGCAATTAATGCCAAAAAAATATAGCACGATTCATTGATATGGTTTTACCGGGCTGATTAATAAATCTTAAAAATCATATTCATACGCCAGTCCCGCGACGTGCCGTTGCAGCGGATTGTTGACATTGAATTGCTGGCCGAAGAGGTAATAGAGTTTGATTGAATGTTGTTTTTTAAAATCATATTCCAAACCGGTGCTTAGCCTGTATTCATCAAACTGATTGCCTTTGTTATAGAATGCATGATAGAAGATTTCAGCTGCAACAAATGGTTTCCATTCTTTTTTGACCTGGTAGCTGACTGTAGTTTTCGGCCGGAAGTAGTTTTTAGCAAGCTCATTTTGTTGTACCTGGTGCTGAAAGCGTAGCCTCGGCTGGATCGACCATTTTTCAATGTCGATTTCGTAACTGACATCTGCATACGGGCGATGTGCTAAGGCATCAGGTGATATAATAAGACGATAATAAATTCCTCCACTGAGGTTTTTTAATAATTTGTATTTGAATCCTATATCAGTGAATGTAGAATTCAACTGCGTTGAATTGTTCTTTAACCGTAGTTCCTGTGAAAGCTGGAAGTCCAGTTTTTTGTTGATTTTCTTTTTCATGCCCGCACTCGTCCAGGTTTGAAAATCTGATTCCTGCGCAACCACAATTTTGCTTTTGAAAAAGCATGTCGCAATGAGTAGATAAAGGGATAAGCGAAGGAAGACGTTGAATTTCACAGGGTGTACCACAAACAATGCAACCGTGCCGCGGTTAAGTTCATTTATTGATCGTTATTTGAAAGTAGCGTCTTTATTTGAAACGAACCGTGGCACGGTTCTGTCTTTCCACAAGGGTTTATTCAAAATAAAAAATCCGGATTCTCGCGATATCACGCATAAAATCTATGCGGCCAATTTCCACCCGGTGAACATTCAGTCCTGTTCTCTCTTTAAGGTCTGCAATTAGCTTGTCGTAATTTTCCGGACGGATATTTTCGATCTTTTCATACACTACCACTTTGTTGGCAGCAATGCGCACCAACCATATTTTTTCGAGAATAAAAATGACAGAAACGATCAGGAAGTTGGCAAATAAAATTTCTGCTATGCTCACATTTTCGTTACTCATCGAATTGATTACACCAACACTGATAATCAGAAATAAATACGCCATGTCCATTACCCCTACGTTCAATGTGCGGTAACGGAGAATGGAGAAAACCGCGAACAACCCAAAGGCAACCCCAATTTCCAGTTGTGTATTGCGCATCATGTAACACAACATGAAAATGATGATATTGAAAAGAAAATAGGTAAACAGGTAATCCTTGTTCTTATGCGTAGGATAATAGATCCAACGGATGATAATGTAGGCAATCAGAAAATTGAAGGCGAACCTGAACAATAGATCAAGCAGTTCGGCGGAGTCCCAAAATACATAGTTCGAAGCAGCAAAAAGTACATCAGTAAGCAACATCACAGATTTTGTTTAGTATGGTTAGTTTTGGTTTAAAGCGATTGTATTTAATTCCCGGATGGGTGAGTAAGGTACCTAAACAATATTTGCTGATACTGGTGGGAAAAATACGGTGTGCCATCATCAGCTTCTTAAATACTGACAAGGAAGTTGGATGGTTTTGTTTTACTTCGGCGATAATGAGATCATCAAGCGATCTTTCTGATGCGCCATTTTCGAAATGAATCAGCAGGTCAATGGTCACCCGTTCATGGTCTGCTTCATTAACAAGTGTGATGCGTGAAAAGTCATTTGAAAGTTGTGGCAGCAGGTGGGGCTCTTTTCCGTGAAGTTGTTCTTTTACAAACTGGAGTTGTTTTGAAGAAAGTTCTTTCCTGAAATCGGAAACATTCAACCGCGATTTTTGAGTAAGTCCTTTATTCGTCTTTTGTTTCACTTCAAAAAAACTTTGGTTGTTGTTGACATATTTTCTGAACCGGACTTTGAACCTGCCGGATTTGCCGTTGTGATGTTCGACGTAAGATTGAAGATCGGCGGTATCGAAATAAAGGTTCTCATACCTGAAAAGCAGAGAATGATCAACTCTCAGCACCTTGTAATTTATTTGTAATTGCTTTAAAAAGGAAGGAAGCAGTGAACGATGAAAAATGTATTTGCTGTCGAACCGGCTCATCAGTTCAACGGCCTCCATTTCTTTCAGACTGATTGTTCTGAAAGCCGGCAATATGTACATCAGTTCCTCACTGAATGTGCTGACCTTAACGGTATTCATATCTGTATAGCTTCTTTGATTTCACCTCGTTGTTTTTGTCCAGCACTATTTTTGAAATACGGTTGCCTTCATGGTCATAAATGTAATTGGTGATTGTTTCTGTTTTTCCATCGGGAAGTAATGAAGTCTCCTTCACCTTTTGATTCTGATCGTTGTATTCACTTGTGGTATGTGTTTTAATTTTTCCGTAATCATCATATTCAATTTCTTCCAGCAGATTTCCGCGCAGGTCAAATGACTGGAAAGATTTTGTTGATTCTGTTTCTTTACCGCCTTTTGTTTCAATCACCACTTCGGTTACTGATTTTACTTTGCCTGGTGTCATTTTAGACTGCGCAAACAATTGCATGCTGTGAAATGAAACGATATTGATCAATATTAAAATGAAGCCGCAGTTTTTCATCATGTCGATTTAATTCTTTCCTGAATTTTGTCGTTGTTATTTTATAAGAATAATATCTTCCAATTCTACTGTCGCATGGTTTTCAGAAATTTCAACCTGCATAGAAGCTGGTGTAACGGAGGAAGCGCAGGTATCACAGTCAGAATAAGCAAATACGGTGTAGCTTCCTTTTTTCAGATATTTAAATTCATAGGTACCATCATAGCTGGTTCTCGTGTCAAGTCCGTAAAAATCATCATCGCCGAAAATCAGGTACACTCTTTCCTCCGGCGCATAATATTCCGCTTGCAGTTGGCCGGCACCATTGTAATCCTGAATGTAAATTTTTCCTTTGATGGTGGAAGTGCCTCCTTCGCCAGGACCTTTTGTACACGAATAGAAAAAGAACGTTATACCGGCTAAAAGCAGTACACCATAGTAAAATGAGTAATGAATTTTCAATCGTGTGTCCATGATTTTAATGGATAAAGAACTTTTGTGACCATTGAACATCCGCTGACCGGACTGAAAGCACATAAATACCTTTTGAAAAATCCCCTGTGCTGATATCAATTTGCTGCGCAGCAGATTGCTGATGGAAAAGCTCTTGTCCTAAGATATTATAGATTGCGATTGTCTTCTCATTTCCGGATTCATTTCCTGAAAAGTGAACAGTCATTATATCATATTGTAAAGAAGTGGTTACTGCAAAAGAAGCAGGAATCGATGGCGGAATGCCCACATTGCAATTGGGTGTATATTCTTTTCCTGGTGAACCTTCCGGACAACCGATAAACCAATTTGCAAAACTATTCATGTTCCCTGTGGGACTGAGCAATTCAAGTGTATAAGTGCCACCATCAGCACCTTCAGGCCAGTCGCCGTCATCATCATACACCACAGAAAAGGCGAGTTTACCGGAAAAGTTAAAGAGTCTTACTAATTCACCATCGTTACTCAGATTGAAAGTAAAGGGCCCCACATAATTTGTTACGGTAGGGTGTCTCGACTGAAACTTCACGAGGTCGTGAACAATCACCAGACGGGCACCGGATGCAATCTGCGTATTGGTTGGAAAGAAATATGGTGAACCGTCATTACTGTCTTTAAAGCTCCAGCCGGTGAGATTGACACCACTTGTTGATTTGTTGTATAACTCAATCCAGTCACCGGCATCTGATAAGGTGTCGGAATTATAATTGATTTCAGAAAATACGAGTGCATCATCGCAGGCTGAAAATGCTTTTCCCGGAGAACCCTTCATGCAGCCGACAAACCAGTTGTCTGCATTGTCAGGTGTAATTAAAGGATCAATCAACTCGAGTGTGCGGCCTGTGCCGTCTGCCGCGTTTGGCCAGGGAAGTGTATCGGTATAACTCATGAAGACTTTTAATGTACCGTTATTATCAAAGAGCCGCACTTCATCAGCACTGTTTCCAAAACTGAAACTCATTTCACCCAGGTAATTAGTGATGAGCGGAAACTGCTCCGTGAATTTTGCCACATCATTCACTACAACAAGTCGTGCATTCGCGGCGAGATTTGTTCCTGTTGGAAAAGTGAAGAGACTGACATTGTTATCATCTTTAAGAAACCATCCACCCAGATCAATATTGGTACTTCCATAATTAAATAGTTCTACCCAATTGCCCGAATTGATGGTGGAATCTGAGTTATAGTTCAATTCAGAAAAGGTGATCTGCTGGCTGTGGGCAGTAAGGCGATAAAAACTGAGGATTAGGCACACAGAAAGTAAGCGTAGATTCATATCAGGTAAAATGTAAAGATGAAAAGCGGGTTTGCAAGCGGCTAATTTATTGAAATTAACCATAACTTAACATGAGAAAAACCATCACAATGAAATAATTACTTTTACGATCCGATTTTTGCCTTTATGGAAGTTACTGATTACATCTGTAAATTATTGTTGTACCAAGACTGTGTGGTGATTCCCGGCTTTGGTACATTGGAGACCGCTTATGCGCCGGCCACAGTTCATCCGACACAACATTTGTTTCAGCCGCCGCACAAATCACTTTCGTTCAGTAAGAATGTAGCGGCGCAGGATGAACTGCTGATACAATATATTTCAAGTGAAGAAAGTTGCAACTATGAAAGTGCAAAGGAAAAAGTGAAGCAGTATGTGATGATCATAGAGCATGAGCTGCTCACAAAGGGAAGTTATCTTGCGAAGGGCATTGGCAAATTTTATTTCGATATTGAAAAACAACAGCAGTTTCTTGCTGATAATACCAATAACTACCTGTTGAGTTCTTATGGTTTGAGTGATTTCATTTCTCCACCGGTTTTACGTCCTGAAAATATTCCGGGATATGCGAAATCACCATTGAAAGGAGAGAAGAAAAAGAGAAAGTTTATCTGGTTCAGGTTCTGATTCGAATTCCGCTTTGAACTGTTTGCATCAAAATCTTGGATTGTAAATTCTTCCTGCAGAAACGCCTTTAACACTTCCGGTGAAGGAGATTGAAAGCTCCGGTCCTCCTGCAAGCTGATTTATTTCAGACAAGCCGCTCATGTTGAAGTCATAGCTCAAACCAAAGGCAAGATCACCCATATCGATCTTGAGTTTGGGAATCAGGGCATCACCCACTCTGTAGTATCCGCCAAGATAAAGTGCATAATTTGAATTGCTGCTCTTCGAAAGTACAATCTTGAGATCTGCACCCAGCAGTAACTCCGTATTTTTTCCCTGTTGAAAAAACGCGATGCGCGGCTCAATTTCAAGCAGGTCTGAAAGCGTTTTTGCAAGCCCTGCGTTCACTGCAAACTTCCGGTGTATCACAGAAAGATCGTTGTTGAAATAAGTGATGCGGGGTTGATTCAGATGAAACACTGAGCAGCCGATATTAAAGTGGGTATTTTCATTCAGGTAATTATACTCGACGCCAATTGATAAATCTGAATAAGTGGCATTGTTATCAGTTGGTAGATCCATATTGGTGCCTCCGTTAAAATCTTCATCGAAGGTTAATTTCGAAATGTCAAAACTGGTGCTGGCAAAACCTCCCATCAATCCAAACCCGAGGTAGTGGGAGAAATCCGATCCGAAATTTTTGTGGAAAGACAGTGCCGCTTCAATATAGTTGGTACTGTAATCCGCATCGCCCGCTTTATCCGCAAAGTCCATGATGGCAAATCCGAAGAGGTTGTTTTTATTTTTTCCAACGGGCACATTCAGGTCCAGTGCGCCTGATAATGTTTTATAGGGTTGTGTAATATCTTTCCATTGACTGCGATAAATGCCTGAGAGCCGGTAATTGTCTTTGAAAAATCCGGTACGTGCGGGGTTGAGTAATATCGGCATTTCATACACCTGCGAAAAATGACTGTCCTGCGCAAAAACTGCCGTAGTTGCAATCAGGAAGATTGTTGCAAGGAGGAGGGTTTTTGTTTTTATGGAAATTGTGAGTAGCAAGTTGTCAGTTGTCAGTTGTCAGTTGTCAGTTGTTAGTTGGCATTAGTCATTAGTCATTGGGCATTTGGTTAGCATCATTTTTAATTCCTGATTCTT contains:
- a CDS encoding DUF2490 domain-containing protein → MKKKINKKLDFQLSQELRLKNNSTQLNSTFTDIGFKYKLLKNLSGGIYYRLIISPDALAHRPYADVSYEIDIEKWSIQPRLRFQHQVQQNELAKNYFRPKTTVSYQVKKEWKPFVAAEIFYHAFYNKGNQFDEYRLSTGLEYDFKKQHSIKLYYLFGQQFNVNNPLQRHVAGLAYEYDF
- a CDS encoding lamin tail domain-containing protein; its protein translation is MNLRLLSVCLILSFYRLTAHSQQITFSELNYNSDSTINSGNWVELFNYGSTNIDLGGWFLKDDNNVSLFTFPTGTNLAANARLVVVNDVAKFTEQFPLITNYLGEMSFSFGNSADEVRLFDNNGTLKVFMSYTDTLPWPNAADGTGRTLELIDPLITPDNADNWFVGCMKGSPGKAFSACDDALVFSEINYNSDTLSDAGDWIELYNKSTSGVNLTGWSFKDSNDGSPYFFPTNTQIASGARLVIVHDLVKFQSRHPTVTNYVGPFTFNLSNDGELVRLFNFSGKLAFSVVYDDDGDWPEGADGGTYTLELLSPTGNMNSFANWFIGCPEGSPGKEYTPNCNVGIPPSIPASFAVTTSLQYDIMTVHFSGNESGNEKTIAIYNILGQELFHQQSAAQQIDISTGDFSKGIYVLSVRSADVQWSQKFFIH
- a CDS encoding (Fe-S)-binding protein; this encodes MMIAQILFVCSLAIAIFIFSKNVKKIIRNIHLGRDEKINGNTAKRWLTLLRVALGQSKMLKKPIAGFFHVIIYAGFIIINTEVLEIIIDGIFGTHRIFATVLPAPLYNFIIIVYELLAAGTIIAAIVFLWRRYVLKLSRFTSHDLDGWPRKDATIILLFELVLMFFFLSMNSADHLLQQRVAGHYIQAGMFPVSSFFFAPVYSSLPDGTLEMVERGAWWMHIIGILIFLNYLVISKHFHIIISFPNVYFSNLFPQGKIKNSAAVTREVKLMLDPHAVPPAGDQPVTRFGAKDVADLSWKQLMEAYSCTECGRCTAACPASITGKKLSPRLIMMKTRDRMEEVGNNIDLHGLSFTDNKSLLGDYISEEELWACTTCNACVEECPVNISPMGIIMDLRQSLVMEESRMPNELAMMNTNIENNGAPWQFSPSDRFNWADGLEIPMMADVAASGETVDVLFWVGCAGSFDDRYKNVTRSFAKILKAANIKFAVLGIEETCNGDPAKRTGNEFLFQMQAFTNITNMNNYGVKKIVTACPHCFNTIKNEYPELGGVYEVMHHTAFLQNLLLEGKIMIRDDNAMRNTSITYHDSCYIGRGNGIYEAPRSVLEAFKTDLKEMKRCRSNGLCCGAGGAQVFKEEEAGNKRVNMERAEEAIATGAKIIAVACPFCMTMLDDGLKSAAGDDAPKLKDLAELVAEGL
- a CDS encoding S8 family peptidase, which encodes MNTGLVQALLNDPYETRSISLLVKGNTETITATTKQLGGSFKYKVSAIVAIRLPLNKVDELASTKGITHIEGLQGKGQLLDDMTLLNANVSPVHSGFPPLTQAYDGNGVVMAVLDDGIDFLHPDFQHEDGTTRIKYLWDQTSTYGGTFPEPYEYGQEWDSAAIDGGFCTHVEPAYEFGHGSNVAGIATGNGKAINNFIGVAPACDIISVAVSMDENFLNNMVDATKYAFDKASAMSKPCVINASLGTYFGSHDGYDLAAQLIDELIAQQNGRAFVCAAGNAGNIPFHLGYETAADSSFTWFKYNGNVNGVFYEWWINKSEATAFNFAIGADNNSPFEWLDQSKYFNLLNDFDFSTGSFTIKDTLWNGTTRLGIATITAFEFDSTYACDVFIQPDFTGYYWRFITNGNGRFDLWSGNTTTGTSDMVTALPSAADFPDIIRYKLPNTEQTIVSSFTCSKKVITIANYINRNQYIDYYGDLLVYPLDTTGDLAATSSFGPTRDGRVKPDAGAPGNRTLTTGQLTQLTSFILSQNYKVALGGMHNVNSGTSMASPVVAGIAALYLQKNPSASYQELKDAILLSCFKDSFTGNNLPDNKWGYGKVDAFATMNINISYGCTNPFSLNYNPSATVDDGSCIPVVFGCTDNNAVNYNTSANMDNGSCLYNVGMAETNFTTAFIRAYPNPSYGSTNFYCQSASNEKGSILIYDLSGSLLHQLSFTGSKEIVNFSQHLGTGLYFYRLETGTISTAPQKLVIY
- a CDS encoding PorP/SprF family type IX secretion system membrane protein — its product is MLLTISIKTKTLLLATIFLIATTAVFAQDSHFSQVYEMPILLNPARTGFFKDNYRLSGIYRSQWKDITQPYKTLSGALDLNVPVGKNKNNLFGFAIMDFADKAGDADYSTNYIEAALSFHKNFGSDFSHYLGFGLMGGFASTSFDISKLTFDEDFNGGTNMDLPTDNNATYSDLSIGVEYNYLNENTHFNIGCSVFHLNQPRITYFNNDLSVIHRKFAVNAGLAKTLSDLLEIEPRIAFFQQGKNTELLLGADLKIVLSKSSNSNYALYLGGYYRVGDALIPKLKIDMGDLAFGLSYDFNMSGLSEINQLAGGPELSISFTGSVKGVSAGRIYNPRF
- a CDS encoding beta-lactamase family protein; this encodes MLKYYYVLFFALCFSIVPGKVRSQELIAGMEMFLAKSDSFIPAMMKKYGMVGFSMAVVDAEEPVIYKNYGYENLERKITASENTVYRIASVSKVFTAMAVMKLRDEGKIDLNAPIENYLKALHFQYTPGLPIITIHDLLTHTSGLPDNIDNGSLCANAPDQESIISETNKLYLTIPAGLKMNYSNTGYALLGCLVEKISGEKFPDYLEHNFFSPMQMAHTGFLKAGEIIQHAAAGYLADSTFFDEPVLRDIAAGGVYSSASDLTHLCSLLLDAGRVNGKQVIASATLQEMMTNKISEVKLASDDEFGYGLFIHELGSDKDSLIGKNIGHGGDSRVFHSIVVTFPALNIGFVLLTNSESGGAFTKSAVLQIAREYIRDVKGIAIQKGTKNDFTATALRVDNLNNAMIEGTYGSGGEDFVTMIRKNDVKLVFRQDKTKLVLKKNEAGVYSVKYMLLKFIPVKVKAASFGFRLVDDRIYMKAIDNKSKSAEYISVKDNQIVMPESWKLKVGKYSIDNLCSGNMLMYPDEIKIAGNKLLLHRSDPLKEEDDIISFNIINDHIAVSDGIDRGAGNSLELLPNGNIYWSGYEMKPVKE
- a CDS encoding DUF4956 domain-containing protein — encoded protein: MMLLTDVLFAASNYVFWDSAELLDLLFRFAFNFLIAYIIIRWIYYPTHKNKDYLFTYFLFNIIIFMLCYMMRNTQLEIGVAFGLFAVFSILRYRTLNVGVMDMAYLFLIISVGVINSMSNENVSIAEILFANFLIVSVIFILEKIWLVRIAANKVVVYEKIENIRPENYDKLIADLKERTGLNVHRVEIGRIDFMRDIARIRIFYFE
- a CDS encoding polyphosphate polymerase domain-containing protein, with amino-acid sequence MNTVKVSTFSEELMYILPAFRTISLKEMEAVELMSRFDSKYIFHRSLLPSFLKQLQINYKVLRVDHSLLFRYENLYFDTADLQSYVEHHNGKSGRFKVRFRKYVNNNQSFFEVKQKTNKGLTQKSRLNVSDFRKELSSKQLQFVKEQLHGKEPHLLPQLSNDFSRITLVNEADHERVTIDLLIHFENGASERSLDDLIIAEVKQNHPTSLSVFKKLMMAHRIFPTSISKYCLGTLLTHPGIKYNRFKPKLTILNKICDVAY